The following nucleotide sequence is from Candidatus Hydrogenedens sp..
TTATCAATAGAACGTTCTCCTTGTTTTATCATGTCATTTACTTTAAACAAACCACGGGAGATACAAAGAGCTTGTTTTCTTTGGGTTGGTGTTAAATATTGATTTCGCGAACTCATTGCCAAACCATCTTCTTCACGAACAATAGGCATCTCTACAATTTCAATTCCCATATCCAAATCACGAACCATTCTTTTAATAACAGCACATTGTTGGGCATCTTTTTGCCCAAAATAAGCACGGTCTGGTAAAACCGCATTAAATAATTTTGTAACCACTGTTGCTACACCACGGAAAAAATGAGGCCGTGACTTACCACACAACCCCTCAGACACGTTCTCAACCACCACATAAGTTGAAAAATCGTTCGGATACATCATTTCTGCAGTTGGATTATAGATAACGTCTACACCTACTGAAAAACACATTTTCCTGTCCTTTTCAAATGAGCGTGGATACGACTCATAATCTTCGTTCGGTGCAAATTGAGTAGGATTGACAAAGATGCTAACAACCGTTACATCATTTTCCGCAACAGAGGCTCGCATTAGGCTTAAATGTCCTTCATGAAGTGCCCCCATAGTCGGAACAAAACCTATCGTTTTCCCCTCTTTCTTTTGAATAAGCGACCAATTACGCATCTCGGCAGGAGTTGTAATAATTTCCATAATGACATCTCCTTTTTAGGTATAACTATGTTTGTCTTCTGGATACTTTTTCGTTTTTACCTCTGTAACAAAACTCTCAAATGCCTTCTTCATTTCATCACGCACATCCGAATAGGTTTTCGCAAATCGTGCCTTTCCCCAGCCCAATATGTCATAACACACAAGTATTTGACCATCACAGTCAGGACCAGCACCAATTCCAATCGTTGGTATGTCCAAATTTTCTGTAATTTCCTTAGCCAAATCCATAGGAATACATTCAAGAACAATAGAAAAACATCCTACGTCCTGTAATTCTTTGGCTTCACGCTTTAACCGTTTCCTACATGCCTCAGAGCGTCCTTGAACTTTGTAACCACCTAATTCAAGAACAGACTGAGGTGTTAATCCGATATGTCCCATCACTGGAATGCCTGTCTTGATAATTTTTTCAATGGCAGACCCATATTTTCCAACAGGTCCTTCTAATTTAACTGCATGGACCCCTCCTTCTGAGACAAGCCTACCTGCATTTCTCAAAGCTTCTTCTGGCGATATTTGGTACGACAAAAATGGCATATCCGCAATAACCAGAGTATTTTTTACAGCACGGGAAACAATAGAGGTATGATATAGCATTATATCCATCGAGACACTCAGGGTATTTTCTCTGCCCATAACTACCATACCCAGAGAATCACCAACCAAAATACCATCAACCCCAGCCTCTTCTTCTAACTGCGCAATTAAAAAATCATACGCCGTCAATAAGACTAACTTTTCATTTTTTTTCTTTTGTTCTAAGAAATGAACTACTGTATTTTTACTCATCTTTGCCTCCTGAACCGTGACTTCATCATACTGAATCCGTCCCGGTCCCGTTTGGGCTCCAAGCGGAGCGGTTCAAGGAGTTACCATTAAGTTTGTTCTTACCACTTTACCTTCGACGTCTGGGCTTAACAAAAGTTCTTCAATTGTCTTACCCGTAATTGGGTCAATTTTACTGCCACATAAATCTGCAAGAGGTTGCAATACGAAACGTCGTTTACGGAACTCTGCATGTGGAAGAACCAATTGCTTATCATTGATACATACATCATCATAAAAAATAATGTCAATATCAATTACGCGTGGTCCCCATCGTTCTTGGGAAGTCCTTCCTAATTCATATTCAATTTTCTTAATTTCACGTAGGAGTTCAAGCGGATTTAACTCCGTCTCAATCTCCACAGCGATATTCAGAAATATAGGTTGATATACATTACCTACTGGCTCCGTTTCATATATATCCGAAGCCCTTTTTATCTTCGTATTTAAGATTGTACCTAACTTTTTTAAGGCTTCGGCGATATTATCAAGCCGGTTGCCTAAATTACTACCAATACTTAAATACACTATCATATCTAACTCTCTAAATCATATTATACCATTTTAGAAAATATAAATAAAATCAACATAACTCGATGTTTGATTTTACATTCGCTTTTATCATATCGTATTTCAATCACCTAAAACATATATGAAGGAGACCAAATATGAGCAAAATCTATCAAACAACATTCTTTTATTTCATCGTAACTATATTTACAATTACAATACTCTCGTTAACAGCGATAGCACAAGATTACACAAAAGAATCCAAAGAACAAAAAGACCAGAGAATGAAATGGTGGAGAGAAGCACGGTTTGGCTTATTCATTCACTGGGGATTGTATGCCATACCCGCTGGAAAATGGGGAGACAAAACACATTATGGTGAATGGATTCGACATGAAGCACAAATTCCTTTACCCGAGTATGAAAAACTGCTTACTCAATTTAACCCTGTCAAATTCAATGCTAAGGAATGGGTGAAAATGGCAAAAAATGCAGGCATGAAATATATTGTTATTACCTCAAAACATCACGATGGTTTTTGTCTATTCGATTCCAAAGTAACTGATTGGGATGTTATGTCAACACCATTTAAAAGAGATATCTTAAAAGAATTATCTGATGCATGCAAAGAAGAAGGTATTAAAATGTGCTTTTATTACTCGATTATGGATTGGCACCATCCAGATTACCTTCCACGAAGAGAATGGGAAAAGGAACAACGACCAGAAGGAGATGCCAATTACGACCGTTATGTTGAATATATGAAAGCACAATTGAAAGAACTCGTAAATAATTACGGCCCTTTAGGTATTTTATGGTTTGACGGAGAATGGGAAAATACTTGGACATTTGAGAGAGGTGTAGATATGTACAACTATGTCCGTTCTTTACAGCCAGATATTATTATTAATAATCGTGTTGACGGAAGTCGTTCAGGTATGGCTGGCTTGTCCGAAGGTAAAAGTGTCGGGGACTACGGAACACCCGAACAGGAAGTACCTGCTAAAGGTTTACCTGGTGTAGACTGGGAAACATGCATGACTATGAATAAACATTGGGGCTACAACGAATATGATAAATTCTTTAAAACAACAAAAACATTAGTCCAATTATTAGTGGATATAGTTTCTAAAGGTGGAAATTTCCTATTGAATGTAGGTCCAATGGCAAATGGTGAATTTCCACCCGAATCGGTAGAAAGACTAAAAGAAATAGGAGAATGGATGAAAGTTAATAGTGAATCAATCTACGGTACTGTAGCGAGTCCATTTGACAAACCATCTTGGGGTAGATATACACAAAAAAAGGCAGAAAATGGTAATACTATCCTGTATGCTCATGTGTTTCAGTATGAACCTAAAAGTAAAATTAAAATTCCAACAGATAAAAAACCTCTCAAAGTATGGTTATTAAAGAACCCTTCCGAGACGGTTAAAACCACAAATAAGAAGGGAAATCTTATCGTTCATCTACCTCAAATAGAACCTGACCCCAATGATACAGTTATTGGATTAGAGTTTGAAGGAAACCTATAAATAAACATAAAAATGGCGCGCCTGGTGCGACTCGAACGCACGACCCACGGCTTAGAAGGCCGTTGCTCTATCCACCTGAGCTACAGGCGCGCTTCTTCATTAAATTATACGAAAAAAAGCCGATAAATTAAAAATTGGGGGTCTGCTCAAAGGTATGATGTGATTTTATACCTATAAATACATCCATATTCTTTTTGAGATTTAGTTGATGATACTCATCTATAGAAATAAAGGCTAATAAAGAATTCCCTTTTGTATCCATTAGTTCTATCTTTACCATAGGTCCCGCTGTGTTAATATATTGAACTGTCGCAGGTATAGGATTCTCTTTGGATAGGTTTAGTGCTATAGAAATTTGATTAGGCCTCACAAAAACTCGTTTCTCTACTCCTCTTGATTCATCAGGTAAAAACACAATTTCCCCATTGCTCAACTCACGAGCATGAAATAGATTAACATCACCTAAAAATTGAAAAACAAACGGCGTTTTAGGAGAAAAATATACCTCTTCAGGTGAACCTATCTGTTCAATTTTGCCTTGATTCATAATCACAACACGGTCCGAAACTTCAAGGGCTTCTTCCTGGTCATGAGTAACAAAAACACTTGTAACATGTATTTCATCATGTAATTTTCGAAGCCATCTCCGCAACTCCTTACGCACACGGGCATCTAATGAACCAAAAGGCTCATCCAAAAGTAAAATAGACGGTTGAATTGCCAAAGCCCGTGCCAATGCTACTCTCTGTCTTTGACCACCAGAAAGTTGCATGGGATAGTGATTGGCTAAAAAGTCCAACTGTACCAGCGAAAGCAAATCCATCACCCTCTTTCGTATTTCTGGTTCATTAGGTCTGATTCTACGAGGTTTTACCCGCAATCCAAATGCCACATTTTCAAATACGGTCATGTGTCGGAAAAGAGCATAATGTTGAAATACAAAACCAATACCTCTATCCCGTGGGTCTTCCTTTGTAACATCTCTGCCCTCTAAAATAACATTTCCCGAATCTGCTCGCTCCAATCCCGCAATTATTCGCAAAATAGTCGTCTTACCTGAACCAGAGGGACCTAATAATGCTAATAATTCGCCTCGATTTATGGAAAAACTTACATTATCTACAGCCACAAAAGAACCAAATTTCTTCGAAACGCCAATTAGTTCAATACTCATTTTGGTATTCAATCTCCATATTTGTGAGTTTTCATATATAGATAAATGGGGTCTCTTTTCTCTATCCATTTACGGAAAATTAAACTGATAATACCAACTATACAGAGCAAACTCGCTACACAAAAAGCCCCCACAAGGTTATATTCGTTATACAAAATCTCAACTTCAAGAGGAACCGTTATTGTCTTACCTCGTATGTGTCCTGAAACAACAGATACCGCCCCAAATTCTCCTACACAACGGGCAGAACATAAAACCATCCCATAAAATAAAGCCCACCGAATATTAGGCAACGTAATCTTTAATAGAATTTGCCATGTATTTGCACCTAACATTCTTCCTGCTTCTTCCATTTCTTGCCCCTGCTCTTCCATTATAGGTATTAGTTCTCTTGCGACAAACGGAAATGTAACAAACAAAGTTGCAAGAACCATCCCAGGAAACGCAAATATTATCTGGATATCCCATCTCTCTATAAACGTGCCCAACAAACCGTTTACAGAAAATAAAAGAATAAAAACAGTGCCCGCAACCACAGGAGACACAGTAAAAGGCAAATCTAAAAAGGTAAGCAATATCTTTTTACCTCTAAATGTATATCTGGTAACATACCATCCACAGGCAATTCCAAAAATCGTATTCACAGGCAAAACAATACATAATATTTTTATAGTTAATAATATAGATTCGAGTGTTTCCTTCCGTGTGATATTATTTGCATAAACGAATAACCCCTGACTAAACGCATTATAAAAAACCACAAATAAAGGAATAACAAGAAACAAAAGTAGAAAACAAAACGCAATTATTGTTAACAAAAAACGAAAACAGAATATAAACACTTTCCTTGATTTCATAAACTAAAAAGTACCTGTATAACGTTTATTCCAGAATTGAAGAAAATTCAAACATAAAAGCAATATAAATGATACAGTTAAAAGAAATACCGCTATAGATGCAGAACCATAATAATCATATTCCTCTAACCGCATTACTATCAGTAATGGAGCTATTTCTGTTTTTAATGGCTGATTCCCTGCAATAAAAATAACCGAACCATACTCACCCATTGCTCGGGCAAAACTTAATGTAAAACCTGTTAACATGGAAGGCAGAAGAGTAGGAAATATAATTTTCAGAAAAATATTCCAGCGGGAAGCACCTAAACAACGGGCTGATTCTTCAACCTCAGGGTCTAAATCTCGTAATACAGGCTCAATTGTCCTCACTGCAAATGGAAAACTAACAAAAATCATTGCAATAGCAATACCAATAGGCGTAAAAACAACCTTAAATCCATGTGCCTCTAAAAATGAACCTATCCAACCTCGTGGTCCATACAACCATGTCAGTGAAATACCTGCAACTGCAGTTGGCAACGCAAAAGGCAAATCAATTAACGCATCCCAAAACCCCTTAAACGGTAGTTTATATCGCACTATTACCCATGCAACAAGAAACCCAAATATAGAATTAACACAGGCAGATAATAAGGACAAACCAAAAGATATTTGATACGCCCTTATTGCCCTAACCGAAAAAACTGCAGAAATAAAATCATTTAATGAACCACTAAATACCTTTATATACAGTGTAGATAAAGGAAGAAGAACAATAAAACTTAAATACAACCATGTTATACCCAATGAGAGCCCATATCCAGGTAAAATAAATTTTCGTTTAAATATCTTTTCCATTATCATTACTTTCTTTCTAACATAATCTGGTCAAAAATACCCCCATCTGAAAAATGAATCTTATGAGCCTCGTCCCAGCCTCCAGGATATAACTCTTCAAGTCGAAATAATTTAACCTCAGGAAACTGGTCTTTATACTTATCAAATATCGTGGAATTGCTACAACGGTAGTAATGTTTAACAATTATATTTTGAGCCTCATCAGAATAAAGAAATTCAAGGTATGCACGAGCAACATCTTTCGTTTTATGTTTTTCTGCATATTTATCAACCACAGCAACAGGGGGTTCCGCTAATATACTCTCACCAGGCGAGATAAGTTCAAGGCTATTTTGTGTCTCCTTTATAGCAAGAAAAGCCTCATTCTCCCAACTTAAAAGAACATCTCCTATCCCTTGAAGAAACGTATTTGTAGAACCTCTTGCACCTGTATCTAATACAGGAACATTCTTATATACCCTCTTAACAAATTCACGTGCTTTTTCTAAACCACCTCTCCGATATGCATACCCCCAACATGCTAAATAACACCAACGTGCACCACCTGAAGTTTTAGGATTGGAGGTTATAACCTGAACATCAGGACGGATTAAATCTTCCCAACTCCTAATATTCTTAGGATTCCCTTTTCGAACAAGAAACACAATTGTCGAAGTATAAGGACAACTATTATTCGGTAATCGTTTTTGCCAATCCTGAGGCAAAAAACCTCTTATTTTTGAAATCATATCAATGTCATAAGCCAACGCTAACGTTACTACATCCGCTTCTAAGCCTTCCATTACTGACCTTGCTTGTTTCCCCGAACCTCCATGTGACATCTGGATATTAATAATATCTCCATGTTCTCTACTCCATTTTTCAATAAATATTTTATTAATATCTTTATACAATTCTCGGGTCGGGTCGTATGAAACATTCGTCAAATTTATAGTCTCTGCAAAACAAGTAAATAAACAGAAAAATAATACAAATAACAGTAATAAATATGTTTTCATAACTACAGAATCTCCTTATATTTATTTAAATTGGATAGCAATTAAAATGCCATATATAAGAACATAAAATCTTATCATAAAAACCAAGAAAATACAGACGTTTTACTTACTATTATAAAAATGATATAATAACTTCTGAAATATATATCAATTTAATCACGATATATCGTGGAGAAATAAGATGAATAAAGAAATGTTATTCCAAATTTGGAAAGAAGTGGCAAACCATAACCGATTAGACTACTTCCTGCTACATACTGTTACTGATATAAAAAAAATGTTACCTTCCTTAGAGTTTATTGATATTTGTATTTTCAATAAACACTTGAAAACGATAGAGATATTAACAACCCCAGATAATAATATACCCCATCGAACCAATCACATTAAATCAAATGATGACTTATTAAAAACAGTTCATAAATGTTTTGAACATAAAAAAGTAATAAACGCTATAAATAAACAAATAAAAATACATATAAATAAAATGTTGATGGAATTCTATGAAGAAGATATCTTTCCTTATATTTTTTTAGGTCCTCTCTATTATGAAAAATCTTTAGAAGGTATATTAATTGCAATATTCAGAAAAAACTATCCAATTGAACCAAGAGCGGAATTCATCCTTGAACAATTATTAGAGCCATTTTCCGTAGCATTAGCAAACCATAACAGGATTATTGAGTTAGATACATATAAAAGAGCGGAAGAAGCCGAAAAAATAAAACTATTACGTAAATTAGGAAGGGATATTTTTATCGACCGTATTATTGGTGAAGACACTGGACTAAAAGTAGTTATGGAACGTGTAAATATTGTAGCCAAATCCGATTTGCCTGTGTTATTGTTAGGTGAAACAGGAACTGGAAAAGAACTCATAGCAAGAGCCATTCACCAAAGGTCAAATCGAGTTCAGGGTCCAATTATTCGCGTTAATTGTGGTGCCATTCCCCCAGAGTTAA
It contains:
- the cysT gene encoding sulfate ABC transporter permease subunit CysT, with the protein product MEKIFKRKFILPGYGLSLGITWLYLSFIVLLPLSTLYIKVFSGSLNDFISAVFSVRAIRAYQISFGLSLLSACVNSIFGFLVAWVIVRYKLPFKGFWDALIDLPFALPTAVAGISLTWLYGPRGWIGSFLEAHGFKVVFTPIGIAIAMIFVSFPFAVRTIEPVLRDLDPEVEESARCLGASRWNIFLKIIFPTLLPSMLTGFTLSFARAMGEYGSVIFIAGNQPLKTEIAPLLIVMRLEEYDYYGSASIAVFLLTVSFILLLCLNFLQFWNKRYTGTF
- the folK gene encoding 2-amino-4-hydroxy-6-hydroxymethyldihydropteridine diphosphokinase; the encoded protein is MIVYLSIGSNLGNRLDNIAEALKKLGTILNTKIKRASDIYETEPVGNVYQPIFLNIAVEIETELNPLELLREIKKIEYELGRTSQERWGPRVIDIDIIFYDDVCINDKQLVLPHAEFRKRRFVLQPLADLCGSKIDPITGKTIEELLLSPDVEGKVVRTNLMVTP
- a CDS encoding sulfate ABC transporter substrate-binding protein, whose translation is MKTYLLLLFVLFFCLFTCFAETINLTNVSYDPTRELYKDINKIFIEKWSREHGDIINIQMSHGGSGKQARSVMEGLEADVVTLALAYDIDMISKIRGFLPQDWQKRLPNNSCPYTSTIVFLVRKGNPKNIRSWEDLIRPDVQVITSNPKTSGGARWCYLACWGYAYRRGGLEKAREFVKRVYKNVPVLDTGARGSTNTFLQGIGDVLLSWENEAFLAIKETQNSLELISPGESILAEPPVAVVDKYAEKHKTKDVARAYLEFLYSDEAQNIIVKHYYRCSNSTIFDKYKDQFPEVKLFRLEELYPGGWDEAHKIHFSDGGIFDQIMLERK
- the cysA gene encoding sulfate ABC transporter ATP-binding protein: MSIELIGVSKKFGSFVAVDNVSFSINRGELLALLGPSGSGKTTILRIIAGLERADSGNVILEGRDVTKEDPRDRGIGFVFQHYALFRHMTVFENVAFGLRVKPRRIRPNEPEIRKRVMDLLSLVQLDFLANHYPMQLSGGQRQRVALARALAIQPSILLLDEPFGSLDARVRKELRRWLRKLHDEIHVTSVFVTHDQEEALEVSDRVVIMNQGKIEQIGSPEEVYFSPKTPFVFQFLGDVNLFHARELSNGEIVFLPDESRGVEKRVFVRPNQISIALNLSKENPIPATVQYINTAGPMVKIELMDTKGNSLLAFISIDEYHQLNLKKNMDVFIGIKSHHTFEQTPNF
- a CDS encoding alpha-L-fucosidase, translated to MSKIYQTTFFYFIVTIFTITILSLTAIAQDYTKESKEQKDQRMKWWREARFGLFIHWGLYAIPAGKWGDKTHYGEWIRHEAQIPLPEYEKLLTQFNPVKFNAKEWVKMAKNAGMKYIVITSKHHDGFCLFDSKVTDWDVMSTPFKRDILKELSDACKEEGIKMCFYYSIMDWHHPDYLPRREWEKEQRPEGDANYDRYVEYMKAQLKELVNNYGPLGILWFDGEWENTWTFERGVDMYNYVRSLQPDIIINNRVDGSRSGMAGLSEGKSVGDYGTPEQEVPAKGLPGVDWETCMTMNKHWGYNEYDKFFKTTKTLVQLLVDIVSKGGNFLLNVGPMANGEFPPESVERLKEIGEWMKVNSESIYGTVASPFDKPSWGRYTQKKAENGNTILYAHVFQYEPKSKIKIPTDKKPLKVWLLKNPSETVKTTNKKGNLIVHLPQIEPDPNDTVIGLEFEGNL
- the cysW gene encoding sulfate ABC transporter permease subunit CysW: MKSRKVFIFCFRFLLTIIAFCFLLLFLVIPLFVVFYNAFSQGLFVYANNITRKETLESILLTIKILCIVLPVNTIFGIACGWYVTRYTFRGKKILLTFLDLPFTVSPVVAGTVFILLFSVNGLLGTFIERWDIQIIFAFPGMVLATLFVTFPFVARELIPIMEEQGQEMEEAGRMLGANTWQILLKITLPNIRWALFYGMVLCSARCVGEFGAVSVVSGHIRGKTITVPLEVEILYNEYNLVGAFCVASLLCIVGIISLIFRKWIEKRDPIYLYMKTHKYGD
- the panC gene encoding pantoate--beta-alanine ligase; this translates as MEIITTPAEMRNWSLIQKKEGKTIGFVPTMGALHEGHLSLMRASVAENDVTVVSIFVNPTQFAPNEDYESYPRSFEKDRKMCFSVGVDVIYNPTAEMMYPNDFSTYVVVENVSEGLCGKSRPHFFRGVATVVTKLFNAVLPDRAYFGQKDAQQCAVIKRMVRDLDMGIEIVEMPIVREEDGLAMSSRNQYLTPTQRKQALCISRGLFKVNDMIKQGERSIDKIKDVLSSEMSELDIDYIEIVNGDTMEPLNELSGNVLIAVAVWVGRARLIDNIKVQI
- the panB gene encoding 3-methyl-2-oxobutanoate hydroxymethyltransferase, whose product is MSKNTVVHFLEQKKKNEKLVLLTAYDFLIAQLEEEAGVDGILVGDSLGMVVMGRENTLSVSMDIMLYHTSIVSRAVKNTLVIADMPFLSYQISPEEALRNAGRLVSEGGVHAVKLEGPVGKYGSAIEKIIKTGIPVMGHIGLTPQSVLELGGYKVQGRSEACRKRLKREAKELQDVGCFSIVLECIPMDLAKEITENLDIPTIGIGAGPDCDGQILVCYDILGWGKARFAKTYSDVRDEMKKAFESFVTEVKTKKYPEDKHSYT
- a CDS encoding sigma-54 dependent transcriptional regulator; this encodes MNKEMLFQIWKEVANHNRLDYFLLHTVTDIKKMLPSLEFIDICIFNKHLKTIEILTTPDNNIPHRTNHIKSNDDLLKTVHKCFEHKKVINAINKQIKIHINKMLMEFYEEDIFPYIFLGPLYYEKSLEGILIAIFRKNYPIEPRAEFILEQLLEPFSVALANHNRIIELDTYKRAEEAEKIKLLRKLGRDIFIDRIIGEDTGLKVVMERVNIVAKSDLPVLLLGETGTGKELIARAIHQRSNRVQGPIIRVNCGAIPPELIDSQLFGHEKGAFTGAIERHIGWFERADGGTLFLDEIGELPMHAQVRLLRILQDGWLERIGGKEPIHVDVRLITATNSDLSQKVAKKEFREDLFYRIATFPIVLPPLRERKEDIDEMARYFSEKSAQRFSLPIVYPSEEDINLLKQYSWPGNVRELGAVIDRAVILGNGKKLEIARALGLSNIEYPTQIPTDNTTNSEILPLNDYIKKYIEAVLIRTKGKIDGKDGCAEILKINSNTLRAKMKKLGINWKQYKNK